One Vicia villosa cultivar HV-30 ecotype Madison, WI unplaced genomic scaffold, Vvil1.0 ctg.000968F_1_1, whole genome shotgun sequence genomic window carries:
- the LOC131632585 gene encoding magnesium dechelatase SGRL, chloroplastic-like, whose translation MASLCHNAFSFSHTKLFPIMLKPSFRCSSITTHSTPSYNSLVFETVRLLGPPAKFEASKLKVVLLEDQINRYASIIPRTYILSHCDLTANLTLAVSNVIKLEQLRGWYQKDDVVAEWKKVKNEMCLHVHCFVSGPNSFLDLTAEFRYHIFSKEMPLVLKAIQCGDSALFHEHPELLDSIVRVYFHSSSKIYNRMECWGPLRDAMEGRRGDQLQGLINRDRPPEEWRSPMSTFQALFAFLLSNVLLVTWLICLYPDSFLS comes from the exons atggcatCATTATGTCATAATGCCTTTTCATTTTCACATACAAAACTTTTCCCTATCATGTTAAAGCCATCTTTCAGATGCTCCTCCATTACTACTCATTCCACACCTTCCTACAATTCCCTTGTTTTTGAG ACTGTTAGGCTATTGGGTCCTCCAGCGAAATTTGAAGCTTCGAAACTGAAGGTTGTTCTATTGGAAGATCAGATAAACAGATATGCAAGTATTATTCCAAGAACCTACATTCTATCCCACTGCGACTTAACAGCTAATCTCACTTTAGCTGTTTCCAATGTCATCAAACTCGAGCAG TTGAGAGGGTGGTACCAGAAGGATGATGTTGTAGCTGAATGGAAGAAAGTGAAAAATGAAATGTGCCTACATGTTCATTGCTTTGTTAGTGGTCCTAATTCCTTCCTAGATCTCACTGCTGAATTTAGATATCACATTTTCTCCAAGGAAATGCCTTTG GTACTCAAAGCAATTCAATGCGGAGATTCTGCACTTTTCCACGAGCATCCAGAATTGCTGGATTCTATCGTTCGAGTATATTTCCATTCTAGCTCAAAAATATACAACAGAATGGAATGTTGGGGGCCTTTAAGGGATGCAATGGAG GGAAGACGAGGCGATCAGTTACAAGGGTTGATAAACAGAGATCGTCCTCCTGAAGAATGGAGAAGTCCAATGTCCACATTCCAAGCtctttttgcttttcttctttcAAATGTATTACTGGTAACTTGGTTGATTTGCTTATATCCCGATTCTTTCCTCAGCTAG
- the LOC131632591 gene encoding putative wall-associated receptor kinase-like 16, translated as MALQYSKQLLLLLLVGVAVFHTKAANQPMSRPNCPTMCGSVTIPFPFGTTKDCSLDNTFLINCNKTFSTTSNSTALVPFLPNTKQRVLNISLDGELRVAWPVASDCYTKNSTLVDQTIQDIKMTYFPVSPSRNKLIAVGCDAFGVFFALDSGGEHYTSGCVALCDRLHDIGANESCSGTGCCEVSIPHGHVFKDVVYATQSIFHNPSLVHNFNPCGYTFLVENGGYKFANKDLLRLEKKEFPVVLDWAIGNQTCQQAQKDLSSYACKADKSTCHHAQTYKSGYLCKCLNGYRGNPYLNHGCLDVNECMESNDCVKGARCKNLHGSYQCKCPAGYEGDGKNNGTRCSLKSRKELMLIIALSVSVSVVGLLMGSIYAHWALKKIKLIKLKEQFFQQNGGLLLQQQLVKHGGSVEATKVFTAEELNKATNNFDEENIIGQGGQGTVYKGVLQDNRTVAIKKSKINDPSQVEPFINEVILLSQINHRNVVKLLGCCLETEVPLLVYEFVSNGTVYEHLHDLSQSLKLTWKTRLRIAKETAGVLAYLHSAASTPIIHRDVKSTNILLDENLTAKVSDFGASRIVPLDKTQITTLVQGTMGYLDPEYFQTSQLTEKSDVYSFGVVLAELLTGKKALCFGRPEVGRNLALYFVSSMKEGLLFHILDKNIDEPNVEHLKEVALIAERCLRVKSEERPTMKEVAMGLEGILVIEEQCWGSDNLPSEETENMLNVASSVINVEDCVGGSGINSSDSYSINQISMSVIGGR; from the exons ATGGCTTTGCAGTACTCAAAACAGCTGCTGCTGCTGCTGCTGGTTGGTGTTGCTGTCTTTCATACAAAAGCAGCTAATCAACCGATGTCACGTCCAAACTGTCCAACAATGTGCGGCTCAGTCACCATTCCTTTTCCATTTGGAACCACCAAGGATTGTTCCCTAGACAACACATTTCTCATCAACTGCAACAAAACATTTTCAACTACATCAAATTCAACAGCACTTGTACCTTTCTTGCCAAACACTAAACAAAGGGTCCTAAATATCTCACTTGATGGTGAACTGCGCGTTGCATGGCCAGTAGCCAGCGATTGCTACACTAAAAACAGTACACTCGTGGACCAAACAATTCAGGATATCAAAATGACTTATTTTCCCGTCTCGCCAAGTCGAAACAAGTTGATAGCGGTTGGCTGTGACGCATTTGGAGTATTCTTTGCATTGGATTCTGGTGGAGAACATTACACCAGTGGATGTGTGGCTTTGTGTGACAGGCTTCATGATATTGGCGCCAATGAATCTTGTTCTGGCACTGGCTGTTGCGAGGTTTCAATACCCCACGGTCATGTGTTTAAGGATGTAGTCTATGCAACTCAAAGCATATTCCACAATCCGTCGTTAGTGCATAACTTCAATCCATGTGGTTATACGTTTTTGGTTGAAAATGGAGGATACAAGTTTGCAAACAAAGACCTCCTCAGGTTGGAGAAGAAGGAGTTTCCAGTGGTGTTGGATTGGGCAATAGGGAACCAAACGTGCCAGCAAGCTCAGAAGGATCTTTCAAGTTATGCATGTAAGGCTGACAAAAGTACATGTCACCATGCACAAACCTACAAATCCGGTTACCTTTGCAAATGCCTTAATGGATACCGGGGAAATCCTTACCTCAATCATGGTTGCCTAG atgttaatgaatgcatggaaTCCAATGATTGTGTTAAGGGAGCAAGATGCAAAAATCTTCATGGAAGCTATCAGTGTAAATGCCCAGCAGGATATGAGGGAGACGGGAAAAATAATGGAACAAGATGCAGTCTCAAATCAAGAAAAGAGCTCATGTTGATCATTGCATTGA GTGTCAGTGTAAGCGTTGTAGGACTACTAATGGGAAGCATTTATGCACATTGGGCATTGAAGAAAATAAAGCTCATCAAACTTAAAGAACAGTTTTTTCAACAAAACGGTGGCTTACTCTTACAACAACAGCTAGTGAAGCACGGAGGATCAGTAGAAGCAACTAAAGTCTTCACTGCTGAGGAGCTAAATAAAGCAACCAACAACTTCGATGAAGAAAATATCATAGGCCAAGGTGGTCAGGGAACAGTTTACAAGGGAGTTTTACAGGATAACAGAACCGTAGCAATAAAGAAGTCCAAAATCAATGATCCAAGCCAGGTTGAACCGTTCATCAATGAAGTGATCCTGCTTTCTCAAATCAACCATAGAAATGTGGTAAAACTCTTGGGCTGTTGCTTAGAGACAGAAGTTCCCTTGCTTGTTTATGAATTTGTTTCGAATGGTACTGTTTACGAGCATCTTCATGATCTAAGTCAATCCTTAAAGCTTACATGGAAAACAAGACTAAGAATAGCGAAAGAAACTGCTGGAGTCCTGGCATACTTGCATTCTGCTGCTTCAACACCAATCATACATAGAGATGTGAAATCTACAAATATACTCCTAGATGAGAATCTCACTGCAAAGGTTTCTGACTTTGGAGCTTCGAGGATAGTTCCTCTTGATAAAACTCAGATAACCACTCTAGTGCAGGGGACAATGGGGTATCTTGATCCAGAATACTTCCAAACAAGCCAGTTAACAGAGAAGAGTGATGTCTACAGCTTCGGGGTTGTCTTAGCAGAGCTGCTGACAGGAAAGAAAGCACTGTGTTTTGGCAGGCCAGAGGTAGGTAGAAACCTTGCACTGTACTTTGTTTCTTCAATGAAAGAAGGTTTGTTATTTCATATTCTGGACAAAAATATCGATGAGCCAAATGTTGAGCACCTTAAGGAAGTTGCCCTAATTGCAGAGAGGTGCTTAAGGGTGAAGAGTGAGGAAAGACCGACCATGAAAGAAGTGGCAATGGGACTAGAAGGAATATTGGTTATTGAAGAGCAGTGTTGGGGAAGTGACAATTTGCCTTCGGAAGAGACTGAAAACATGCTCAACGTAGCATCATCTGTTATCAATGTTGAAGATTGCGTTGGCGGAAGTGGAATTAATTCTTCGGACTCATATAGCATAAACCAGATTTCGATGTCAGTGATCGGTGGAAgatga
- the LOC131632600 gene encoding probable methyltransferase PMT25 produces MALGKNSRGDGRNSSNYCSTVPVAVFVAFCLVGLWIAMSSIAPDQDPVMEVSETINEVKNIANQTVSSKFEDSLGDISVESATRESQTSKSQIESHSESAETETTNGQIDDNQLKGLTEALDESKSDKSLADSKLGTENSLGEITQQDEIVGESKEEKINENIQSMRNQSTGDSNVESLVEARTENGTWSTQAAESNEEKVNENQQSMTNQSTGDSKVETLVEARTENGTLSTQAAESKRDKEPEKFSISIDSSKYDWKLCNTTSGSEYIPCLDNWKAIKKLRSISHYEHRERHCPDEVSTCLVSLPEGYRSPIRWPKSREMIWYNNAPHTKLVESKGHQNWIKVSGEYLSFPGGGTQFKYGALHYIEFIQNSLPNIAWGKRSRVILDVGCGVASFGGYLFEKDVLTMSFAPKDVHEAQVQFALERGIPATLGVMGTKRLPFPGSVFDLLHCARCRVPWHIEGGKLLLELNRVLRPGGYFVWSATPIYQKDPENAGIWKDMRAITKSMCWDLVVIAKDKLNGVAAAIYRKPTDNECYEKRPKNEPPMCSESDDPNAAWNVSLQACMHKVPVGASERGTIWPEQWPLRLEKPPYWLNTQTGVYGRSAPVEFTADYKHWKNVISHSYLNGMGINWSSVRNVMDMKAVYGGFAAALRALKLNVWVMNVVPVDSPDTLPIIYERGLIGIYHDWCESFSTYPRSYDLLNADSLFSTLKERCNIVAAIAEVDRMLRPEGYLIIRDNEETIGEIENMAKSLHYDIRFSYAKNGEGLLCLQKTFWRPTKVETLVSAIA; encoded by the exons ATGGCACTAGGGAAGAATTCCCGAGGCGACGGGAGGAACTCGTCAAACTACTGTTCGACAGTTCCGGTAGCTGTTTTTGTTGCATTTTGTTTAGTTGGTTTATGGATTGCGATGTCGTCCATTGCTCCAGATCAGGATCCAGTCATGGAGGTATCGGAGACGATTAATGAGGTAAAGAATATAGCTAATCAAACTGTTTCTTCGAAATTCGAAGACAGTTTGGGTGATATATCAGTGGAATCGGCAACAAGAGAGAGCCAAACCTCAAAATCTCAGATCGAAAGCCATTCTGAATCTGCAGAAACAGAAACAACGAATGGTCAAATTGATGATAATCAACTCAAAGGATTGACGGAAGCTTTAGATGAAAGTAAATCTGACAAGAGCTTAGCTGATAGCAAGTTAGGGACGGAAAATAGTCTCGGTGAGATCACGCAACAAGATGAGATTGTTGGCGAGTCTAAGGAGGAGAAGATCAATGAAAATATACAGTCAATGAGAAATCAAAGTACCGGAGATAGTAACGTTGAAAGTTTAGTTGAAGCTAGAACCGAAAATGGAACTTGGTCAACTCAAGCTGCAGAGTCTAACGAGGAGAAGGTCAATGAAAATCAGCAGTCAATGACAAACCAAAGTACTGGAGATAGTAAAGTAGAAACTTTAGTTGAAGCTAGAACCGAAAATGGAACTCTGTCAACTCAAGCTGCAGAGTCTAAGCGTGACAAGGAACCAGAAAAGTTTTCGATATCTATTGATAGCAGCAAATATGACTGGAAACTTTGTAATACAACTTCAGGATCAGAATACATCCCTTGTCTTGACAATTGGAAAGCAATTAAAAAACTTCGAAGCATAAGTCACTATGAACATCGAGAGAGACACTGTCCCGATGAAGTTTCTACTTGTCTAGTTTCTCTTCCAGAGGGCTATAGAAGCCCGATTAGATGGCCCAAAAGCAGGGAAATG ATATGGTACAACAATGCCCCTCACACAAAGCTTGTAGAATCTAAGGGTCATCAAAACTGGATCAAAGTTTCTGGTGAATACCTTTCTTTTCCTGGCGGGGGAACTCAATTTAAGTATGGCGCTCTTCATTACATTGAATTCATTCAAAAT TCTCTTCCTAATATTGCATGGGGGAAGAGAAGTCGTGTGATATTGGACGTTGGGTGTGGGGTAGCTAGCTTTGGTGGCTATCTGTTTGAAAAAGATGTTCTGACCATGTCATTCGCTCCTAAAGATGTCCACGAGGCACAAGTTCAATTTGCATTGGAACGTGGAATTCCTGCAACGTTAGGCGTCATGGGAACGAAAAGATTACCATTCCCTGGTTCTGTCTTTGATCTTCTCCACTGTGCTCGTTGTAGAGTCCCTTGGCACATAGAAG GTGGCAAGCTACTCTTAGAGCTGAATCGTGTCTTGCGACCTGGTGGTTACTTTGTATGGTCCGCTACTCCAATTTATCAAAAGGATCCAGAAAATGCTGGGATTTGGAAAG ACATGCGTGCAATCACGAAGTCAATGTGTTGGGATCTGGTGGTTATTGCAAAAGACAAATTGAACGGAGTGGCAGCGGCAATATATAGAAAACCAACCGACAACGAATGCTACGAGAAAAGACCAAAAAATGAGCCACCAATGTGTAGCGAATCTGATGATCCAAATGCAGCCTG GAATGTATCATTACAGGCTTGCATGCACAAAGTGCCAGTAGGTGCATCAGAGCGCGGAACAATCTGGCCGGAACAATGGCCGCTGAGGTTAGAGAAACCACCTTACTGGTTAAACACTCAGACCGGTGTTTATGGAAGATCTGCTCCAGTGGAATTCACCGCCGATTACAAACATTGGAAGAACGTCATTTCACATTCATATTTGAACGGAATGGGCATCAATTGGTCTTCAGTAAGAAATGTCATGGACATGAAAGCTGTTTATGGAGG ATTTGCCGCGGCACTCAGAGCGCTGAAATTGAACGTATGGGTAATGAATGTAGTTCCGGTTGATTCTCCAGACACATTGCCTATAATATACGAGCGTGGATTAATCGGTATTTATCACGATTGGTGCGAGTCATTTAGCACCTATCCTCGATCTTACGATCTTCTCAATGCCGATTCTTTATTTTCAACCCTTAAAGAAAG GTGCAACATAGTGGCGGCGATTGCAGAAGTCGATAGAATGTTGAGACCAGAAGGATATTTGATAATAAGAGACAATGAAGAAACAATTGGGGAGATAGAGAACATGGCAAAATCTCTACATTATGATATTCGTTTTAGTTATGCTAAAAATGGAGAGGGTTTACTTTGTCTTCAGAAGACATTTTGGAGACCAACAAAGGTTGAAACTCTTGTGTCAGCCATTGCGTAA